Genomic segment of Gemmatimonadales bacterium:
CATCCGCCCTCGGCGCCGGCCGCGATCGAGGGGCCGGGCGCCGCCCGCCCGCCGTGCGCGTGGTCAACAGCACCCTCGTGCGAGCCGTGCGCGGCGCACTGCGGGTTGCCGGCAGAATTTGCGGGGTGCGCGCCGGCCGGCCGGGGAATGACGGCGAGCGCCGCCGCGGCGACGATCGCCCCCGCCGAGAGGCGCGATACCAGGTGAAGCCGCAGCAGGCCGAGGATCATGAGCGATGGCAATATACCCGAACGCCGGGGTCGGGTTCCAGTCCGCCGTGCTGCCGGGGCCGCCCCTTGACGCAGACACCATACCCCCGTATGGTATATCCATGCGACACGCGAGCCACCAGGCGCAGCTCCAGCGCCTCCGCCGCATCGAGGGCCAGGTGCGGGGCATCGTCGGGATGGTGGAGGAAGACCGCTACTGCGTGGATATCCTCACCCAGCTGCGCGCCGTCCACGCCGCCCTGCGCAAGGTCGAGGAGCAGATCCTGCGCCAGCACGTAGACCACTGTGTGGTGGGCGCGGTCAAGTCCGGCCGCAAGGATGACCAGCGAGCCAAACTCGACGAGCTGATGGCCGTCATCAGCCGCTTTTCGACGTGAGGAGACCGTGAAGGATCCCGTTTGCGGCATGGACGTTGCCCCGGAGAAGGCTGCCGGCTCGCTGGACCACGAGGGCACGACTTACTACTTCTGCGGCAAGGGCTGCCTCGAGAAGTTCCGCGCCGAGCCGACACGGTATTCTCAGGGGAGTAAGGGGAGTAAGGGGAGTGAGGGGAGTCAGGTGAGTCAGGGGGGCGTCGAGTACACCTGCCCCATGCACCCCGAGGTCGTGCAGATCGGCCCGGGGGCGTGCCCCAAGTGCGGCATGGCGCTCGACCCGCGGGTCGCGAGCGAGG
This window contains:
- a CDS encoding metal-sensitive transcriptional regulator translates to MRHASHQAQLQRLRRIEGQVRGIVGMVEEDRYCVDILTQLRAVHAALRKVEEQILRQHVDHCVVGAVKSGRKDDQRAKLDELMAVISRFST